The Populus nigra chromosome 4, ddPopNigr1.1, whole genome shotgun sequence genome contains the following window.
AAGATAACTAGATAGGTGCGGAGTGCTACGTCGAGAATTCTGTAAGAtgtttctaatataaaaaatatatattcaggCCATGTAGATGTTAAACTTGGTATGAAGTTGACCTGTTCATGGTATTACGTTCCGGATCATATAAATTGTCTTAGGTCACACAGGTTGattcatgttaaattaaaaaatatataagcatatttgaggttttaatatcCGAAAAGTTTTGAAACAATgtatatagataaaaattttaaaaaaatgaaatttaatatagttatcctatattaaaaagtaaaagaaaaaacaatttacatagatgtgttcatatatatagttatctcatgttaaaaaattaaaaaacaataaatataaatataggctataaaaaaatataaagtgtaGTGTAGATAGTTATTCTACATTGAAGAGTTAAGAAATAATTCATATGAACGGATGCTgtatgctataaaaaaaaatatgaagtgtaAAAAACAAGTCATGTGGTTGTAGCTATATAATGTGGTtgtagctatatatatatagctatccatgtatgctaaaaaaaaaatattaagtgcAGTAATgttatcttatattaaaaagttaagaaataatttaagtGGAAGTAAACAAgttatcttatattaaaaaattaaaaaaaataccaaattattCATCAAtccacatgaaaataaaaaaaaaactatattgcaATAAATTTAGTATTCTTTGCTTTTAAAAGCAAGGTGgtcatttaattgtttttaaaataagacgAAAAGGCTAAGAAGCCCCTCAGCGTTAGGCTAAAAATTCTTGCTTTCTAAGTGTTTTCATTgtgctaaaaattaaaaaaaaaattaaaaaaaaactgatttaacCCTGATCAGCATACTTTAATCTTAACATTTTTGTACTTTAATTATTGACCCAAATAATCCTCTTCTCCTATCTATCTCCGTTTCAACATACTGCAAACACAGTTTAAAACTTGAAACAAAACTCACAAGTATCTCTCAATTGTCTTTTGATATTTCCTACTGTATATCAACTTAATCAAATTCagtaataattaatattcaaaactaTAATATGACAAGTTctgaagattattttttataaatgaaagtataattatacatatataaaaaaggagaacacttgtatatataaatattatatagcACAAAACACCAAAGTAATGTAACGAAAAGGTTAAAGTAAAGGGACATGCatagcataaaaataaaagaaaataaagttaggTCGAAGGAGCCTTCACGCAGAGATTGGTAATGGCAAGTTACATTCTTCGAGATGAAGTTATTTTAAGAAAGAGATCTTGATAAAGAATgttgaattgaaaattaaatagtgATAAGAGAGTCACACccaagtgaaaaaaattaaaataaagagttaatattttttttaaatgatgttaTTGGGTTAGAAATAATACTTCTGCTTTTCTATGATGAAGACAAGAGAATTGAGGATATTATGATCAAAACTCTGTAAAGGCTTCACCTTTTTGAAACCTcatctagtttttctttttttatttattgaaaggCAATAAAATGTGTCAGAACACCTAATTAATAATAGGTATATAAGAGAACCAGAAAAAATTTGCAGAGAATACTATGCTTTTTCACactgtgataataattattttttaaataatattttatgctgaaatacatgtaaattatatttttttatttttaaaaaattatttttgacatcaataaatcaaaacaattcaaaatatacaaatcatattaaattttaataaaaaaaaattattttaaattttttagcaaCACCAAACAAATGAATTAGCAACACGCGTTACCTGTATTTGATAATATTGGTACAAAGTAAGCAATTAGCAGTGTCATGCATGACCCAAGTCCCGAAAACATGTATCTACATTTCCGAAATTGAGATTGGTTAGATAATTTCCTCTAAATTGAGGTCCCCCAAAACTCAACGGCATCGTCCTATATTTAGGTTTTGATATCGACCACGACTGTGACTATCGATGGAATTGAACTGCAGATGGATCTAGCTAATTGTATCTAAATAGACAACTATACAATGAAAGAGCCAGAGGATCATGCAATGCTGTGAAGGTTAGTGCAAGAGCGCCGAATGTCAAAGAGAAACGGATAAGCAGACAGATGTCCATGTTTTTGTGAATAGCTTCGAGCTATTTAATGTTGATGCCTACATTTATCAAAGGTAATCAATCACATGCCTGGTCAGGTGACTATTTCGATAAGATGGGATGGCTGGAATGAAAGTGTAGACGCAAGCTGCACCAAATTAGGCTGGTGTGTCTGTCTGTCTAATAGAGAAAAAAGCTTGAAGATATCAATGCTCACTGGGTCAAAAGGGTGCGGCTGAAAGCATTGAGGAGTTCAAAGATGGTgtccataaaagaaagaaaagaggagatTCACTGGAACCAATTATCAGCTCTCTATTTTATGATCATTAATCCACATCTTATCGTTGtctttctccttcttttccttttcgaCATGAAAGACACCACAGTCCATTGCTTCTAACTatcaaaagcaaataacaaagcACCAACAAAGACatcacaaacaaaatcaaaagattttGTCCCCAATTTCAACATTCCCCTCGTACTTTTCAACTTTTCCCCTTTCAGTGCTTCAGTTTTTATTGGATCTAATTGTATCTAAATCCCCTTTTAATCTTCCCTCATGGCTTCTTTATTTGGTTAATGCGACTTATTACTCTGGGTACTCTCTTTTatgctcttctttttcttcatctccCCCTCCCCCCCAGACCCCAAGTTGGCtgtatagttaaaaaataataataataataataactgcGTGCGTGGCCATTAATTTGAGCAATTTATTGTTGGATATAACCTACTCCAGCTTGAAATGTTCCCCATTTCAATGATAAATCCTCCAAAAAGACTAGAACGTGCAGAGAGATAAACATGGAAAAACATACGAGTGTAACATGCTTTATTAATTTAGGGCAAGTTTTTCTAACCATCGCCATTTACGAACACTACACCTGTCCATGGCGTGTTCGAGCTAGAAGACCGAGAATGGCTAAAAATTTTGTAGACTATATAGTAGCTCCTACATTCACTGTAGATTTAAAGACTTGGATTCAATAATTTAGTGAGTTTAGTAGCTGGTTAAGCAATTCAGTAATGAATCTAGAGAGCTGTGTTAATTAGGATTGGGAATAAAGCCAAAAGTCATTATTCCCTTTAGTTTAAAGTGGTAGAAAGCACATGCAAGCCTTCTTGACTGAAAGGTGATGATTTGTATCAAAATTCCTTATTCCTGGAGTTCTGATACATCTGCTTGGCCTTCTTTATTCTGGGAAAAATGACTAGAATTCTAGAAGACAGTGAAATACATTACACTTGCCGATTTCAATTGCCTCAGGGATCCAAACACTGATCAAGCTTCTAGCATTGTACAGTTCATGTTCATCAAATACATTTGTACTTGAAGTTTCAGCTTGTAAGAAATAATATTGATGTCCATTTATATCCTTATCAAAGGGCAGTTAGCTCTGCTCGTCCATTGACTTTGCCCCGTTAGATTGGATTCTTCAGGCTTCTTTATGTTCAAAAGTGGATCATTAAAAAACTCAAAGCTTTTGCGTCAGACTTCAAATTGGCATAAACACCCAGAAGTCTTTAATCTCCCCTGAACAAATTGCATTTTTAGGATTCGTTTGGTAGAATAATGAGATCTAGTTAGAGCTGTGTTTTACCTTAACTatagttttaaaagtatttagtTGATCAatacatcataattttatatatattccatCTAAAATTCTCTTGACATCttggttagaaaaaaattacaatttataacttttatgaaacttattttttaaattataatcataaatattaccacaataccaaacacattattaatcaattttattgtcaTGTGTCAAAACACCtaggaaaatgaatttttttaaaaaaaaatgcacattttaaaaaaataacaaaataacacaaattaaaatagaatttgCAAAATAGTACAATTTATATATGTCATGATTAGAAAACATGATATTCATAacttataattattcataatgaTGACTCctaaaaaaattgtgaaatgAACTACATATtaggagagaaaagagagagaaaaaaaattaagaaatagatTTTGGGGTACACTAAAACTCTTATTAGAATACCATCAATACCATTAAAAAGATCTCGGtgaaacaaatctaaaaacatcaaggAAAGTCACTAATGGTGACCCCGATGGTGCCACACTTGCCATCCAAAGATAGCGAATAACTCACTTGTTTTTGGCGACAAGTATGACCTACTCGAGTCACcattgataacttttttttgtgtcattaaaatcattttgtCGAGTCTTTTATATAATATTGGTAGTGtcgtaattaaaatttaatatgtatataaattattattttttttgctctcCCAGAAAGCAGAtcattacacaaaaaaaaaacatatcagtattctaaattttaacaaactaaatgtcatgttttttaattataacgtatataaactatgttatttcactgatttttttcatcattgttatatcatcaatattttaaaaaaaaatacttacagGCAAGAATAAGCCCAGGAAAAGCGAATGTCAAGCATGTGAACAAGGTAACTCTTGGTGATCGCTGGGTATTACTGACATGAAATTTAGTACTGgtatatatattcaatattttttatgtatagattaggaatgaaaatgaaagctTTTAACCTCTGCATAGAAAGAAAGAGTTGTTTAAGAGCAAGTATATAGGTCTACGCATAGGAGAAAGTGCATATAATAAGAAAAAGCAGAACGGACGGCGTTGTTACAGCTGCAAGACTAGCCTCCTCTGTCTGTCTGATTTGTTTAGTGGGTAACATACCGAACACTAGTCATTGGAAAACTGAGCTCTTCCGAAGAGGTCAAACCccaaaatattacaaataaatcagaaaaaatGAAATCCCTGGTATTGCCAGTGGCCGACAACATGTTCCTATCCTCACATGCAACAAAATCCCTTGTAATGTATGTTTTCAATTTTCCATTCCCCCCTCCTGGGTTTGGTGTTGTTCATCCTCCCTCCAtgattcttctctttttcatcCAACAGGTGTTGACAGTACTGAAATTTACTGTTGTTGATCTACGTGAAGCTCAGGGAAAGTACGCAGTATTTATTTCTCTATACAGACTACAAATGAAACTAGCTTTTTAACCGTGTCTAGCCTAGCCGTGGAttgaatgttttaaaaacaaattctaagcTTTTTCAACACCATTctaagtgaaaattaaaaaaaatagtaaatatatatatatatatatatatataaattcagaattacatgtattaataaataaataaaattattagtaaaacagatatagatcaaaatattcaaCTTGTGCTTTTGACAtgattgtgtttaataattttgtttttaaaaattaatttttatttaatcaaatagtaataaaaatagatacacataaaattaatttaataaaataaaaaacaaaaaaattatgcaaagatacacatattaaaaatattatccaaaaataaatattttttattttaaaaaataaattttatttgtataaaacgttaaaaaaattatagatgaattagaacaatatcttaaaaaattaaatgtatataaaataaatcaaaaaataatcactatttaaaaatattaaataaacaaaataaaaaaggagtgctaatttaaatataaacttcaaggttattttttaaaaaaaattcatataaaaaggcattaattaaaaaacattaaaaaaaaaagaagcagccaAGTGCAACAGGTTTGGTGAGTCAGGACAACGCACCTAACCTATCTAGTAAGAGCCTACGCACttggattcttattttttaaattttagatgaGGCGGACAACCccaatttttctaaaaaaaaataagttaaataacGTGTTGTTGAATATTGTCCAGTTTTTTATCAttgtagtaattaaaaaattataataaaagttttttcaatcaaaaaacttatttttcaactcttttttcACCCAAAAACATCCCACATAAcctgataaattcatttatatccttaaaaaaccaaaaataaaacatcacaaacccaaaattaaaaatcatatctaattcagatatgtttttctataaaatttcaagataaaaaaagacatttaagatatttttttattatcaaatgaaataatttaacaccgataagaatatttttttttaccaaaaacagTGCCAACAAATACTCTCTCTAACACTAAAATCCAGAACTCCAGCAACTTTCTCAGCTTATTCCCTCTATGTTTTTAatgcaccgtttgggaacgcggctgcggcggcgttcctaaaaaatttgaatttttttttttttgctaaaatttaatatggtttgtacgttttggatcgtttagatgtgctgatgtcaaaaatgatttttaaaaaatggaaaaacatcgttggcatgcattttggcacgaaaaattatttgaaaagcacccacaaccacactgccaaacacgctctaactTTGATCCCCCGTTTTTAATCCCACCCTTCATCGAAAAATTTGCTAATAATTTAGTGTAtaggccaaattaaaaaaaaaaaaaagatattatgaacAGTCCCTTTACAGTGCTATGGAAAAGATACATAGTGCATTTTGTAGAGTGGATTACCTGCAACTTTtagatttacttataataatTGACTAATTAATGAATAAGGTCACACTatgagatattttatttatagaatatgAGAAAATTAAAGGACCTAATGATCTGGGGGGAAAGAGGTCATATCACTACAAGAACTCTTCCTCCTcgtctctctctgttttttttttgttttccctgTTGTTTATTTCCGGATAAAATGCCAATTATCTCTGCTTCCAAATCCCAGGAATCAATTCATATTTCACCGCTCTATGCATCGACCTGGGCTGGAAAAGCAGAGATGCAGGCAGGGGcggagcaagaaaaaaaatttagggggggggggaattataAATTAGAGAGGCAAGAAAAATTTTAGTtcctttaattaaatatttataagggAAGGGTATTTTCTTGCAGTGGCCCGGCCCCTGCTAGCCGGCCGCTACTTAAACATACAAAAAGCATAACAGTTAAATGGAACAAAAGATAGTCCATTAGGAAGGAGGAATCTTAAGGCACTAGCGAGGAAGGCTGAGAAAATCTGTAGTTGCATCATTTAGACTCTGCAGTGCCCTGGTCTTCTTCGACAGAGGTTCTGGTGATGAAGACACCGACGACACCACGGACCATGAATAATTTGAGCTGTCTGAGCTAAAAGACACATCAATCACCTCGTTTGGACTGCCTGGAATTGAACTATACTTGCGTTTGCTTGAAAACTTAAAATGGTCTCTGGGAGCCAATTCCATTACGAGCTTGCTACAATCCTCTACCTTGTCCTGTTTGACATAATCGAGATTCAGTACAAAAGTGCATCTACAATGACATTTTCTGATTCAATATGAACAGAAATGAATGGAAGTCAATGAAGTGAGAGTAAACCGACTAACTTTATCGATTCCAAGAATGCCCGAAAGCTGGCTTTGGTATTCTGCTGCTAGACTGGGTTCTACACCATCAATAATATATAGCATTACGGCAGTAGCCATTACTGAAGGGACATAAAGCATAGACCTAGAATCTGCATATATTCAAGAAACATAACGTAAgtaaaaaattgagagaaattaaatgaaagaagCCTTATCCATGGATGAGGTAAAGGAAAGCTTTTGACAACTTGCCTGGCACGACAGAGAGTACTATGCGCTCACACCTCTTGAGAAATTCCAAACAAAGATAGTCTTTTAGGCCGAGCCTTCTAGTGATGTAGTCAAGAAATGATATCGGGGTTATTGGATTCATCTTCCATTTAAGAGTAGAAAGAACCAGAATCTCCATTCTCTGGATAGCTTTGGCCTCAAACACATATTTACTGTCCTCCACCTAAACAAGCCAAACATCACACATTTATgagaaaatcaagcaaacaTATTAATCACAAGCATTTATCAAACGAGGCAATAAGTTTATATCAAGCCAAATACACATAGCTACCTGAAAATCCAATAAAAGGGGCACTTGGGTCTCCTCCACCTTGGCAGCAAGTGAGAGACAAGCCACGGCTGCAAGTTGGGCCATCCATGGCTTATCCTTCTCAAGGTGGACACTAAGTAAGAACCTATCAAGATAGTTCACGGCCAAGACTGCAGTTACAGCAGAGAAAGAGCAGTGTACATTGACCTTTAGAATCCACTCTACAGCCTCACAGCGAGCCCTGGCTAAAGATGggttgatttctaaaattttgtaCAGCTGATTTTGCTCCTCCTTGGCAAACAAGGAGGAAAGTTCCTCCTCTTCCCAGCTTAAGTCCTGTTGTGCGAGGACTGGAAAGGTGTTTCGTTTATTGCTATCAATACTATAAAAATTCTCTCCTTTTTCATCTTGAAAATAGCCTTCTCTAACTTCTTTCTCCCAATTCTCTTCGGAACAATAAAGACCATCATAAAGAAATGTAGGGTTTTGCTGATATTGTTGTTGCTCACTTATTTCTGGATTATACCTCGATGTCATCTTCTTCCAAGAAGAAGAGGTATAGATCTTGATTCATTAtagagaagaagagagggagATGAATTTTGCAAAGAGAGCAGAACAGCTAGCTTGAGCcatctctctctcctcttcgATGTGAAGGAAGGACAGAGCAAAAAGGGAGGGGACTGGCCAGTGATCCAAAGGATGTGTTTTATTTGTGGGTTTCGAGCGGGTCGGTGGGTCTTTAGCTTATTGTCTATTGTATATGTCCTACACTTGATCTAGATTGGATGTTCAGCTGTGAATTGggttaaattgttttaatataaaaaatatttacacaatactggtgtttttaaaaagtaaaaagaattcaaaattattattgattttactGATTAAATAAGCTCggataattaataatataatttaaacaatCAAGAcagtaaataaatcaaatttaacaaaaaaaatgacaatgattaaatcaaaaattCAACACttgacaataataaataataaatatatatatcctttcAATATTCTTAAAAAGTCTTCATGATCCAAAGCAAAAATTAGATAATATGGTAACAatcatgtagaaaaaaaaaatataaaacttaattttcagcaaatcaaatattaaaagataagattgaaaaaaactaatttaaaaaaaataaaaaaaattaaattgagtctATCAAAGACACCTTACTAAATTGCAACCTAGCAATGAAACCATAATGactctat
Protein-coding sequences here:
- the LOC133691613 gene encoding cyclin-D3-1-like; this encodes MTSRYNPEISEQQQYQQNPTFLYDGLYCSEENWEKEVREGYFQDEKGENFYSIDSNKRNTFPVLAQQDLSWEEEELSSLFAKEEQNQLYKILEINPSLARARCEAVEWILKVNVHCSFSAVTAVLAVNYLDRFLLSVHLEKDKPWMAQLAAVACLSLAAKVEETQVPLLLDFQVEDSKYVFEAKAIQRMEILVLSTLKWKMNPITPISFLDYITRRLGLKDYLCLEFLKRCERIVLSVVPDSRSMLYVPSVMATAVMLYIIDGVEPSLAAEYQSQLSGILGIDKDKVEDCSKLVMELAPRDHFKFSSKRKYSSIPGSPNEVIDVSFSSDSSNYSWSVVSSVSSSPEPLSKKTRALQSLNDATTDFLSLPR